A genome region from Cognatishimia activa includes the following:
- a CDS encoding GNAT family N-acetyltransferase, with protein MERTAPEPMPQAPTLETDRLILRPMELDDWSAYKKLMGSERAAYMGGPFSERDAWGMFCQDAGQWALFGHGALMVVEKATGDVVGQVGINHGPLFPEKELGWMLYEVAEGKGYAFEAAECMRRWAYEVLSIKGLVSYIDPDNVKSQKLAERLGATRDDDAPRQAPEDLVYRHLTL; from the coding sequence ATGGAGCGCACCGCGCCTGAGCCCATGCCCCAAGCCCCCACGCTTGAAACCGACCGCCTGATCCTACGCCCGATGGAGCTGGACGATTGGTCGGCCTATAAAAAGCTGATGGGATCAGAGCGCGCCGCCTATATGGGTGGGCCTTTTTCAGAGCGTGACGCATGGGGGATGTTTTGCCAGGACGCAGGCCAATGGGCGCTGTTTGGCCACGGCGCTTTGATGGTGGTCGAGAAGGCCACCGGAGACGTCGTCGGCCAAGTCGGCATCAACCACGGGCCGCTTTTCCCAGAAAAAGAGCTTGGGTGGATGCTCTATGAGGTTGCGGAAGGCAAAGGCTATGCCTTTGAAGCGGCCGAATGCATGCGGCGTTGGGCCTATGAGGTGCTCAGCATCAAAGGGCTGGTCAGCTATATCGACCCAGATAATGTGAAATCACAAAAGCTCGCCGAACGCCTCGGAGCCACGCGCGACGACGATGCGCCGCGCCAAGCTCCCGAGGATCTGGTTTATCGGCATCTGACGCTTTAG
- the phhA gene encoding phenylalanine 4-monooxygenase, with amino-acid sequence MPKSTAYTAKTPDENGLIPYTSEEDAVWADLVDAQWDAVQAHMARPYLDGLKKLDMPRSKVPQCADISAVLQRETGWKVAPVPALIGFKTFFGMLADRTFPAASFIRSREDFDYIEEPDIFHEIFGHTPLLTDPRFAAFSEAIGRAGQTVDKSQYSWLIRLYWFTIEFGLTYENGALKALGSGLASSKTELPHAVISGDPLIRPFDIQDILRTPYRIDIHQPVYFVIETLDDLFAAADRDLTKDIVEAQSKGLFEPLYPPIPKAS; translated from the coding sequence ATGCCGAAATCGACCGCCTATACCGCCAAAACGCCCGATGAAAACGGGTTGATTCCCTACACCAGCGAAGAAGACGCCGTCTGGGCGGATCTGGTAGACGCCCAATGGGACGCGGTTCAGGCCCATATGGCGCGCCCGTATCTGGATGGGCTTAAGAAACTCGATATGCCACGCAGCAAAGTGCCTCAATGCGCGGATATTTCTGCTGTCTTGCAGCGCGAGACGGGTTGGAAAGTCGCGCCCGTGCCAGCGCTGATCGGATTCAAGACGTTTTTTGGCATGCTCGCCGATCGCACCTTCCCTGCGGCGTCCTTCATCCGGTCTCGCGAAGACTTCGACTACATCGAAGAACCCGACATCTTTCACGAGATCTTTGGCCATACGCCGCTGCTGACCGATCCCCGTTTCGCGGCGTTCTCCGAAGCCATTGGACGGGCAGGGCAAACAGTCGACAAATCGCAGTATTCCTGGCTGATCCGCCTTTACTGGTTCACGATTGAGTTCGGTCTGACCTACGAGAACGGCGCACTTAAAGCGCTTGGCTCTGGGCTGGCTTCCTCAAAAACCGAGCTGCCTCATGCGGTCATTAGCGGCGACCCGTTGATCCGTCCTTTTGACATTCAGGACATCCTGCGCACGCCTTACCGTATCGACATTCATCAGCCGGTCTATTTCGTGATCGAGACCCTCGACGACCTGTTCGCTGCCGCCGACCGCGACCTGACGAAGGATATCGTAGAGGCGCAATCCAAAGGCCTGTTTGAGCCGCTTTACCCTCCAATCCCAAAGGCATCGTAA
- a CDS encoding serine hydrolase domain-containing protein yields MRRLGRIVFRIILVLVIVVAVLAIWKREEIQRLLVVNSLFDADKIVGNFSSMEAAFLKTDLPKGDGPTYVFPKGEAITLPVGADQWIKDRSVTSLIVLKDGEMRFEEYYLGTSAEDRRISWSVAKSYLSALFGVVMAEGAIDSLDDPVIKYAPELAESAYKDATVRNVLNMASGVEFDEDYLDFNSDINRMGRVLALGQKMDDFTASIDSSFAEPGAAWQYVSIDTHVIGMVIRGATGRPIADLLTEKILTPLGMEQDGYYVTDGVGVAFVLGGLNFTTRDYARFGQMIANDGAFNGAQIVPADWITASTAPSAPTKAGRQQYGFQWWMPSDARPGEYFARGIYGQYIYIDHPRNIVIVTNGADRGFRNQGVNSSNIEMFRAIAENL; encoded by the coding sequence ATGCGCCGTTTGGGTCGAATTGTATTCCGCATCATTTTGGTTCTGGTGATTGTTGTCGCCGTGCTTGCCATTTGGAAACGCGAGGAGATCCAACGGCTCTTGGTCGTGAACTCTCTGTTTGATGCTGACAAGATCGTTGGCAATTTCTCGTCCATGGAGGCGGCCTTTCTGAAAACCGACCTGCCCAAAGGCGATGGGCCGACCTATGTTTTCCCAAAGGGCGAGGCGATCACGCTGCCCGTTGGTGCGGATCAATGGATCAAAGACCGAAGCGTCACCTCTCTGATCGTTCTGAAAGACGGAGAGATGCGGTTTGAGGAGTACTACCTTGGGACCAGCGCAGAGGATCGCCGGATCTCTTGGTCCGTTGCCAAGAGCTATCTGTCCGCGCTCTTTGGGGTGGTGATGGCCGAAGGGGCCATCGACTCGCTTGATGATCCGGTGATCAAATATGCGCCTGAGCTTGCGGAAAGCGCCTACAAAGACGCCACCGTGCGCAATGTGTTGAACATGGCCAGCGGGGTCGAGTTCGACGAGGACTATCTGGATTTCAATTCCGATATCAACCGTATGGGCCGTGTCCTTGCACTGGGGCAAAAGATGGACGACTTCACGGCCTCTATCGACAGTTCCTTCGCAGAACCGGGCGCCGCGTGGCAGTATGTGTCAATCGACACGCACGTCATCGGCATGGTGATCCGAGGCGCGACAGGGCGACCAATCGCCGACCTTCTGACCGAAAAGATCCTGACGCCCTTGGGCATGGAACAGGATGGCTATTACGTCACTGACGGTGTCGGTGTTGCCTTTGTGCTGGGCGGTTTGAATTTCACCACCCGCGACTACGCGCGCTTTGGGCAGATGATTGCGAATGACGGGGCATTCAATGGCGCACAGATTGTGCCTGCCGATTGGATCACCGCCTCGACCGCCCCGTCGGCGCCAACCAAAGCGGGACGGCAGCAATACGGGTTCCAATGGTGGATGCCCTCAGACGCCCGCCCCGGAGAGTATTTTGCGCGCGGTATCTATGGCCAATACATCTATATCGATCACCCTCGGAACATCGTTATCGTAACCAACGGCGCAGATCGCGGCTTTCGCAACCAAGGTGTGAACAGCTCTAACATAGAAATGTTTCGCGCCATCGCTGAAAACCTGTAA
- a CDS encoding nucleoside hydrolase: MTKIIIDTDPGIDDAMAIFYAAAAEDIELLGLTAIFGNVTVDTATRNALRLVEAAGLDIPVARGAEKPLEMPHIKPSAHVHGDEGFGDIPAATPKGKAIDETAAEFLVRMARAHKGELVLCPIGPLTNIALAIQADPEFAPNVDRIVLMGGSYKEGGNITPYAEANIYHDPHAAEVVFASGAKVEMVGLDVTHQILCTKEDFAAMAEAAPKLGGMLQDMSHFYLKFYETVGKFDGCSLHDPAAVIACTHPHLFTSEEVGITVATQGEEIGETRAAADARSETSVLMGVESEVVKSLFMQRISDLS, encoded by the coding sequence ATGACAAAGATCATTATCGACACAGATCCCGGCATTGATGATGCAATGGCGATTTTCTACGCGGCGGCGGCTGAGGATATCGAGTTGCTGGGCCTGACCGCGATCTTTGGCAATGTGACCGTCGACACCGCCACACGCAACGCGTTGCGACTGGTTGAGGCGGCCGGTCTCGATATTCCTGTGGCTCGGGGTGCTGAGAAGCCGCTTGAGATGCCGCATATCAAACCCTCAGCCCATGTTCACGGCGACGAGGGCTTTGGCGATATTCCCGCTGCGACACCTAAAGGCAAAGCGATCGACGAAACCGCGGCCGAGTTCCTCGTCCGCATGGCGCGCGCGCACAAAGGCGAGTTGGTGCTTTGCCCAATCGGGCCATTGACCAACATTGCGCTTGCCATCCAAGCGGATCCAGAGTTCGCCCCAAATGTGGATCGCATCGTCCTGATGGGCGGCTCTTACAAAGAGGGCGGCAATATCACGCCCTATGCCGAGGCCAATATCTACCATGATCCACATGCGGCTGAAGTGGTCTTTGCCTCTGGCGCCAAGGTCGAGATGGTGGGGTTAGACGTCACCCATCAGATCCTCTGCACCAAAGAAGATTTCGCCGCGATGGCCGAGGCCGCACCAAAGCTGGGCGGCATGCTTCAGGACATGAGCCACTTCTATCTGAAATTCTATGAAACGGTCGGCAAATTCGATGGTTGCAGCCTGCACGATCCCGCGGCCGTGATTGCCTGCACGCACCCGCACCTCTTCACATCTGAAGAGGTCGGCATCACGGTTGCCACCCAAGGCGAAGAAATTGGCGAAACCCGAGCTGCCGCTGACGCTCGCAGTGAAACAAGCGTTTTGATGGGCGTGGAAAGTGAAGTAGTGAAGTCCCTGTTTATGCAGAGAATTTCTGATCTGTCGTGA
- the trpA gene encoding tryptophan synthase subunit alpha produces MTDFTTRIDAKFAELKAQGKKAFVSYVMAGDPNYETSLEVVKGLPAAGVDIIELGLPFTDPMADGPTIQLAGQRALDQGMTLETTLQMARDFRKDDDTTPIVLMGYYNPIYSRGVDKFLQDAKDAGIDGLIVVDLPPEEDDELCIPAQAAGLNFIRLATPTTDEKRLPKVLQNTSGFVYYVSITGITGAAEAQATNVGPEVERIKSSTDLPVIVGFGINTPEKSEAIASVSDGAVVGSAIVKMIGEGKPADEVLAFVKTLADGAHRA; encoded by the coding sequence ATGACCGACTTCACGACCCGCATCGACGCCAAATTCGCCGAGCTGAAGGCGCAAGGTAAGAAAGCCTTTGTGTCCTATGTGATGGCAGGTGATCCGAACTATGAGACCTCGCTTGAGGTGGTCAAAGGCCTGCCAGCGGCGGGTGTTGATATTATCGAGCTCGGCCTGCCCTTCACCGATCCGATGGCCGATGGCCCAACCATTCAGCTGGCCGGTCAGCGCGCGCTGGATCAGGGCATGACGCTGGAAACCACGCTGCAGATGGCACGCGATTTCCGCAAAGACGACGACACGACCCCGATTGTGCTGATGGGCTACTACAACCCGATCTACAGCCGCGGCGTGGACAAGTTCCTTCAAGACGCTAAAGACGCCGGTATCGACGGGCTGATCGTGGTCGACCTGCCGCCCGAAGAAGACGACGAGCTCTGCATTCCAGCCCAAGCGGCGGGTCTGAACTTTATCCGCCTCGCGACGCCAACCACAGACGAAAAGCGCCTGCCGAAGGTTCTGCAGAACACCTCAGGCTTTGTGTACTATGTCTCGATCACCGGCATCACCGGCGCGGCTGAAGCGCAGGCCACCAATGTCGGCCCAGAAGTCGAAAGGATCAAATCCTCCACCGACCTGCCTGTGATCGTGGGCTTTGGCATCAACACACCCGAGAAATCCGAGGCGATTGCCTCCGTGTCTGATGGCGCGGTCGTGGGTTCTGCGATTGTGAAAATGATTGGCGAGGGCAAGCCAGCAGACGAAGTTCTGGCCTTCGTGAAAACCCTTGCTGATGGAGCGCACCGCGCCTGA
- a CDS encoding VOC family protein: MSFTPFLFFDGNCEEAIDFYAEVLGADEVVKTSFADAPPEAGMPPDARVMYSHIRIGDHMLMASDILPGQTYAPQASVHVTHYAKDAKDGRAKFARLAEGGEILMDYQETFFAYGFGTCKDRFGTHWMIMIAKEEE; the protein is encoded by the coding sequence ATGAGCTTTACCCCATTTTTGTTTTTCGACGGCAACTGCGAAGAGGCGATAGATTTCTACGCAGAGGTTTTGGGGGCGGACGAAGTTGTGAAAACATCTTTCGCCGATGCGCCGCCAGAAGCTGGGATGCCGCCGGATGCGCGGGTGATGTATTCTCACATTCGCATTGGGGATCACATGCTCATGGCCTCTGACATTTTGCCGGGGCAGACCTATGCGCCTCAGGCCTCGGTGCATGTGACGCATTACGCCAAGGACGCCAAAGACGGCCGCGCGAAGTTTGCGAGACTGGCTGAAGGTGGCGAAATCCTGATGGACTATCAGGAAACCTTCTTTGCTTATGGATTTGGCACCTGCAAAGACCGGTTCGGGACCCATTGGATGATCATGATCGCCAAAGAGGAAGAGTAA
- a CDS encoding 50S ribosomal protein L25/general stress protein Ctc, translating into MAGQIPDLHAEVRTGTGKGAARQARRDGFVPGVVYGGDADPIAINIPFNVLFKKLKDGRFLSTLFNLKVEGQEDVRVICRNVQRHTVKDLPTHLDLLRLRRTSKINLFIPVEFVNEEAAPGIKKGGVLTVVRSEVELNVTAGDIPEKIVVDLAGKEVGDVLTISAVELPAGAKPTIDRDFVIANISAPSSLRSSDNDEDGEGEAAEGEEAAAEE; encoded by the coding sequence ATGGCTGGACAGATCCCTGATCTTCACGCCGAAGTCCGGACGGGGACAGGCAAGGGCGCCGCTCGTCAAGCTCGTCGCGACGGCTTCGTACCTGGTGTTGTTTATGGTGGTGACGCTGATCCTATCGCGATCAACATCCCATTCAACGTGCTTTTCAAAAAGCTGAAAGACGGCCGCTTCCTGTCGACCCTTTTCAACCTGAAAGTTGAAGGTCAGGAAGACGTGCGCGTGATCTGCCGTAACGTGCAGCGCCACACCGTCAAAGACCTGCCGACCCACCTGGACCTGCTGCGTCTGCGTCGGACTTCCAAAATCAACCTGTTTATCCCGGTTGAGTTTGTGAACGAAGAAGCCGCACCTGGCATCAAAAAAGGCGGCGTTCTGACTGTTGTGCGTTCCGAAGTTGAGCTGAACGTGACCGCGGGCGACATTCCTGAAAAGATCGTTGTTGATCTGGCAGGCAAAGAAGTCGGCGACGTTCTGACCATCTCTGCGGTTGAGCTGCCAGCAGGCGCGAAGCCAACGATCGATCGTGACTTCGTGATCGCGAACATCTCTGCACCATCTTCCCTGCGGTCTTCTGACAACGACGAAGACGGCGAAGGCGAAGCAGCAGAGGGCGAAGAGGCGGCAGCAGAGGAATAA
- a CDS encoding Lrp/AsnC family transcriptional regulator, with protein sequence MPNLDEIDRTILRTLQTDGKISLQALAGLVNMSTSPCFRRVKRLQDIGIITGYVALLDQKALGLNAQAYLQLSLIDHKEETIQTFDRFVQNEAQVIECASITGSNDYLLKVVAEDAEALEQFIMKRVLRLGIISSSYTNFVLRRTKSSTVLPV encoded by the coding sequence ATGCCCAACTTAGACGAAATCGACCGCACAATCCTGCGCACCCTCCAGACAGACGGCAAAATCAGCCTGCAAGCCCTCGCCGGGCTGGTGAACATGTCCACATCCCCCTGTTTTCGCCGCGTGAAACGCCTGCAAGACATCGGGATCATCACAGGTTATGTGGCGCTTTTGGATCAAAAGGCTCTGGGTCTGAACGCGCAGGCCTATCTGCAACTCTCGTTGATTGACCACAAAGAAGAGACCATCCAAACCTTTGATCGCTTTGTACAAAACGAAGCGCAGGTGATCGAATGCGCCTCGATTACTGGGTCCAACGACTACCTCCTAAAGGTCGTGGCCGAAGACGCCGAGGCGCTGGAACAGTTCATTATGAAGCGCGTGTTAAGGCTGGGCATCATCAGTTCGTCCTATACGAATTTCGTCCTGCGCCGCACGAAATCCTCGACGGTTTTGCCAGTCTGA
- the ychF gene encoding redox-regulated ATPase YchF, producing the protein MGFKVGIVGLPNVGKSTTFNALTKTAAAQAANFPFCTIEPNVGDVAVPDDRLDKLAAIASSKQIIPTRMTFVDIAGLVKGASKGEGLGNQFLANIRETDAIAHVLRCFDDDDVTHVDDRVDPVADAETIETELMLADLESIEKRRQGLVRKLKGNDKEAKEQDRLLAMAQEAIENDRPARTVEIAPEDEKLWKGLQLLSTKPVLYVCNVGESEAAEGNAHSAAVAEMAAKQGNTHVIISAQIEEEISQLEAEEAEMFLGEMGLEEAGLDRLIRAGHDLLQLETYFTVGPKEARAWTIKKGTLAPQAAGVIHGDFERGFIRAETIAYDDYIACNGEQGAKEAGKMRAEGKAYVVQDGDVMHFLFNT; encoded by the coding sequence ATGGGCTTTAAAGTTGGGATCGTCGGGCTGCCGAATGTGGGCAAATCCACCACGTTTAACGCGCTGACCAAAACGGCAGCGGCGCAGGCGGCGAATTTTCCGTTCTGTACGATTGAGCCCAACGTCGGAGATGTTGCCGTACCGGATGATCGTCTGGACAAGCTTGCTGCGATTGCGAGCTCTAAGCAGATCATCCCAACGCGCATGACATTTGTCGACATCGCAGGTCTGGTGAAAGGCGCGTCTAAGGGTGAAGGCCTTGGCAACCAATTCCTGGCCAATATCCGTGAAACCGACGCGATTGCGCATGTTTTGCGGTGTTTTGACGATGACGACGTGACCCATGTGGATGACCGCGTGGATCCTGTGGCCGATGCTGAAACCATCGAGACCGAGCTGATGCTCGCGGATCTGGAAAGCATCGAGAAGCGCCGTCAGGGTCTGGTCCGCAAGCTCAAGGGCAATGACAAAGAGGCCAAAGAGCAGGACCGCCTGCTGGCTATGGCGCAAGAGGCGATTGAAAACGACCGCCCCGCGCGCACGGTTGAGATCGCGCCAGAGGACGAGAAACTCTGGAAAGGCCTGCAGCTCTTGTCCACCAAGCCTGTGCTTTACGTCTGTAACGTTGGCGAATCTGAGGCGGCCGAAGGCAACGCGCACTCCGCCGCCGTCGCCGAAATGGCCGCCAAACAGGGCAATACCCATGTGATCATCTCGGCCCAAATCGAAGAAGAGATCAGCCAGCTTGAAGCCGAAGAAGCCGAAATGTTCCTTGGTGAAATGGGCCTTGAAGAAGCCGGTCTGGATCGCCTGATCCGCGCGGGTCATGACCTTTTGCAGTTGGAAACCTATTTCACCGTCGGCCCCAAAGAAGCCCGCGCTTGGACCATCAAAAAAGGCACGCTGGCCCCACAAGCGGCGGGCGTCATTCATGGTGACTTTGAACGCGGCTTCATCCGCGCCGAGACCATCGCCTATGACGACTACATCGCCTGCAATGGCGAGCAGGGCGCCAAAGAAGCGGGCAAGATGCGCGCCGAAGGCAAGGCCTATGTGGTGCAGGACGGCGACGTCATGCACTTCTTGTTCAATACCTAA
- a CDS encoding alpha-hydroxy acid oxidase: MPVITCIEDLKRIYERRVPRMFYDYAESGSYTEQTFRENTSDFADIYLKQRVAIDMTGRSTATQMIGQDVAMPVALAPVGLTGMQSADGEIKAARAAGNFGVPFTLSTMSICSIEDVAENTDKPFWMQVYTLTDDDFMRRLFDRAKDAKCSAAVITVDLQMLGQRHKDLKNGLSAPPKPTLKNIVNLSTKWRWGLEMLGTKRRGFGNIIGHAKGVNDPSSLFEWTAKSFDQALDWDRIKEFRKMWDGPLIIKGIIDPRDAVKALDVGADAIIVSNHGGRQLDGALSAIRALPPIMDAVGDKIEVHLDSGIRSGQDVLKAIALGAKGTYIGRAFIYGLGAMGEPGVTKALEVIHKELDISMGLAGRRTIDEIDRDVLMVPKGFSGEWE, encoded by the coding sequence ATGCCAGTGATCACCTGCATCGAGGATCTGAAACGCATCTATGAGCGCCGCGTGCCGCGCATGTTCTATGATTACGCGGAAAGCGGCAGCTATACCGAACAGACTTTCCGCGAGAACACCTCGGACTTTGCGGACATCTATCTTAAGCAGCGCGTGGCTATCGACATGACGGGCCGCAGCACGGCGACGCAGATGATCGGACAGGATGTGGCGATGCCGGTGGCCTTGGCCCCGGTCGGTCTGACGGGCATGCAATCGGCGGATGGAGAAATCAAGGCCGCAAGGGCGGCGGGCAATTTTGGCGTGCCCTTCACGCTCTCGACCATGTCGATTTGCTCGATCGAGGACGTGGCCGAGAACACGGACAAGCCTTTCTGGATGCAGGTCTATACGCTGACCGATGACGACTTCATGCGTCGCCTGTTTGACCGAGCGAAAGATGCGAAATGTTCGGCCGCCGTGATTACAGTCGACCTTCAGATGCTCGGCCAGCGCCATAAGGATCTGAAAAACGGCCTCTCTGCCCCGCCCAAGCCGACGCTCAAGAATATTGTCAACCTCTCGACCAAATGGCGCTGGGGGCTGGAGATGCTCGGCACCAAACGGCGCGGGTTTGGCAATATCATTGGGCACGCAAAGGGCGTGAACGACCCAAGTTCGCTGTTTGAATGGACCGCCAAGAGCTTTGATCAGGCGCTCGATTGGGACCGCATCAAAGAGTTCCGTAAGATGTGGGACGGCCCTCTGATCATCAAAGGCATCATCGACCCGCGCGACGCGGTCAAAGCCTTGGACGTCGGTGCTGACGCGATCATCGTGTCAAACCACGGCGGGCGTCAACTTGACGGAGCCCTCTCGGCTATCCGCGCCCTGCCCCCGATTATGGACGCGGTGGGCGACAAGATCGAAGTGCATCTGGACAGTGGAATCCGGTCTGGACAGGACGTGCTGAAGGCCATCGCGCTTGGGGCCAAAGGGACCTATATCGGGCGGGCCTTCATCTATGGGCTCGGCGCTATGGGGGAACCCGGCGTGACCAAAGCGCTGGAGGTCATTCACAAAGAGCTGGATATCTCGATGGGGTTAGCCGGACGGCGCACGATCGATGAGATTGATCGCGATGTCCTAATGGTGCCGAAAGGGTTTTCGGGGGAGTGGGAGTAG
- a CDS encoding 4a-hydroxytetrahydrobiopterin dehydratase yields MKTQETCEPCTLGDGLLSSEQIQARFALLDGWELAKDHIKKRFDFKGFAKAVEMANLAAWHSNKMGHHADIAFGWGYCEVTYTSHEAGGLTANDFICARRLDELLS; encoded by the coding sequence ATGAAAACTCAAGAAACCTGCGAGCCCTGCACCCTGGGCGACGGCCTCCTGTCCTCAGAGCAGATCCAAGCTCGTTTTGCATTGCTGGACGGCTGGGAGCTGGCCAAGGATCACATCAAAAAGCGTTTTGACTTCAAAGGCTTTGCCAAAGCGGTCGAGATGGCGAACCTAGCGGCCTGGCATTCCAATAAAATGGGCCACCACGCGGATATCGCCTTTGGTTGGGGCTATTGCGAGGTCACCTACACAAGCCACGAGGCAGGCGGGTTGACGGCCAATGATTTCATCTGTGCGCGTAGGCTCGACGAGTTACTCAGCTAA
- the pth gene encoding aminoacyl-tRNA hydrolase: MRLFVGLGNPGDKYAGNRHNIGFMALDRIAEDHGFTPWRSKFQGEVSEGKFGSDKVILLKPMTFMNKSGQSVGEAMRFYKLDSTDITVLHDELDLAPGKCRVKAGGGHAGHNGLRSIHQHIGPHYDRVRLGIGHPGHKDAVAGYVLRDFAKADQEWLDDLMRGISDGAEHLARDDGGKFMNAVALRVAPPRSSNSKPKPKPAPAPKAAEPEPVEDKSPLQKLMDKFR, from the coding sequence ATGAGACTTTTCGTAGGACTAGGCAACCCGGGCGATAAATACGCTGGGAACCGTCACAATATCGGCTTTATGGCGTTGGACCGGATCGCCGAGGACCACGGGTTTACGCCCTGGCGCAGCAAATTTCAGGGCGAGGTCAGCGAAGGCAAGTTTGGCAGCGACAAGGTCATCTTGCTGAAGCCCATGACCTTCATGAACAAGTCCGGCCAATCGGTTGGAGAGGCGATGCGGTTTTACAAACTCGACAGCACCGACATCACGGTTTTGCATGACGAGTTGGATCTGGCCCCGGGCAAGTGTCGCGTCAAGGCGGGCGGAGGCCATGCGGGCCACAACGGCCTGCGCTCCATTCACCAGCATATCGGGCCACACTATGATCGTGTGCGTCTGGGAATTGGGCACCCCGGTCACAAAGACGCCGTGGCAGGCTATGTCTTGCGGGATTTTGCCAAGGCGGATCAGGAGTGGCTGGATGACCTCATGCGCGGGATCAGCGATGGGGCGGAACATCTGGCACGCGATGATGGCGGCAAATTTATGAATGCGGTGGCATTGCGCGTGGCCCCGCCGCGGTCTTCGAACAGCAAGCCGAAACCAAAACCCGCGCCAGCCCCGAAGGCCGCAGAGCCTGAGCCGGTCGAGGACAAGTCCCCCCTTCAAAAACTGATGGACAAGTTCCGCTAG